In Nicotiana tabacum cultivar K326 chromosome 17, ASM71507v2, whole genome shotgun sequence, one DNA window encodes the following:
- the LOC107794106 gene encoding phosphoinositide phosphatase SAC6-like — protein MMEKGDSSQKLYKRMRLWEFPDQYVVEPTDGSSGSCLEISRVDGSMKLIDEIPNCSSLRVPKIRTIFGVIGILKLLAGSYLLVITERESVGSYLGHPIFKVSSMKVFPCDHSLKNTPAEQKKMEAEFSALLNVAERTPGLYFSYDVNITLSAQRLHDLGDESKLLPLWRQADPRFLWNNYMMEVLIDHKLDPFLLPVVQGSFHNFQAAIGKDIVDVTLIARRCNRRTGTRMWRRGADSDGFVANFVESEQIIQLNGCTASFVQVRGSIPLLWDQVVDLTYKPKFEIVKLEEAPRVVERHFLDLRKKYGNVLSVDLVNKHGGEGRLNEKFANAMQQVVGDDVRYLHFDFHHICGHVHFERLSILYEQIEDFFIKNRYFLLNEKGEKVEIQLGVVRTNCIDCLDRTNVTQSMLARKMLEFQLRRLGVFDAEEAISTHLNLDESFKILWANHGDDISLQYSGTPALKGDFVRYGKRTVQGIVNDGWNALMRYYLNNFVDGTKQDAIDLMQGHYIMSVSRDMTATSQKGGIEAIASFPLALGLILTGLFFATLSLGRVRSDVWNLLFSLVWASISLAIAAVVKANGRMFCNRPRLHQSRR, from the exons ATGATGGAGAAGGGAGATTCTTCACAGAAACTGTATAAGAGGATGCGACTCTGGGAATTTCCAGATCAGTATGTTGTTGAGCCTACTGATGGATCCTCGGGGTCATGTTTGGAAATTAGTCGGGTGGATGGGTCAATGAAACTAATAG ATGAGATACCAAATTGCAGTTCACTTCGTGTTCCCAAAATTCGGACAATTTTTGGAGTTATTGGGATACTAAAGCTTTTGGCAG GGTCATATTTATTGGTCATAACAGAACGCGAAAGTGTTGGATCTTACTTGGGACACCCTATCTTTAAAGTCTCGTCAATGAAGGTTTTCCCTTGTGATCATTCTCTCAAGAACACTCCTGCTGAACAA AAAAAAATGGAAGCTGAGTTTTCTGCACTGCTAAATGTAGCAGAGAGGACTCCTGGTCTGTACTTTTCTTATGATGTCAATATAACTTTGAG TGCTCAGCGGTTGCATGATTTGGGGGATGAATCCAAGTTGCTGCCTCTGTGGAGACAA GCAGACCCTCGCTTTCTTTGGAACAACTATATGATGGAAGTGCTTATAGATCATAAG CTTGACCCCTTCCTGCTTCCAGTTGTCCAAGGCA GTTTTCACAACTTTCAAGCTGCAATTGGGAAAGACATTGTTGATGTTACGCTGATTGCAAGGAGGTGTAATAGGAGAACTG GCACTCGGATGTGGAGAAGAGGTGCTGATTCTGATGGGTTTGTTGCAAATTTTGTGGAAAGCGAGCAAATTATACAGCTGAATGGGTGTACTGCATCATTTGTTCAG GTCAGAGGGTCAATCCCACTATTGTGGGATCAGGTTGTTGATTTGACATATAAGCCTAAGTTTGAGATCGTGAAACTTGAAGAAGCA CCTAGAGTAGTTGAGAGACACTTTCTGGACCTCAGAAAGAAATATGGAAATGTTCTATCAGTTGATCTCGTCAATAAG CATGGAGGAGAAGGGCGCTTAAATGAAAAGTTTGCCAATGCAATGCAGCAAGTTGTTGGTGATGATGTGAG ATACTTGCACTTTGATTTTCACCATATATGTGGGCATGTTCATTTCGAGCGTCTTTCGATCCTTTATGAGCAAATTGAGGATTTCTTCATAAAGAATAG GTATTTTTTACTGAACGAAAAAGGTGAAAAAGTTGAGATACAACTTGGAGTTGTGAGGACCAACTGCATTGATTGCTTAGACCGCACAAATGTCACTCAG AGCATGCTTGCTCGCAAAATGTTGGAATTCCAACTCAGAAGGCTTGGAGTTTTTGATGCTGAAGAAGCTATTAGCACACACCTCAACCTTGATGAGAGCTTCAAAATCT TGTGGGCCAACCATGGGGATGATATAAGCTTACAGTATTCTGGTACTCCAGCCCTAAAGGGTGATTTTGTCAG ATATGGTAAGAGAACAGTCCAGGGGATTGTCAATGATGGATGGAATGCCCTAATGCGATACTACTTGAACAACTTTGTTGATGGTACAAAACAG GATGCAATCGATCTAATGCAAGGACATTACATTATGTCTGTTTCCCGAGATATGACTGCGACATCGCAAAAAGGAGGCATCGAGGCTATAGCT TCATTTCCTCTGGCCTTGGGACTGATTTTGACTGGGCTATTTTTTGCTACCTTGTCATTGGGGAGAG TTAGGAGTGATGTTTGGAACCTATTATTTTCACTGGTTTGGGCAAGCATAAGTTTGGCCATAGCTGCAGTTGTGAAGGCCAATGGTCGCATGTTCTGTAACAGGCCTCGCTTGCACCAATCTAGGCGTTGA